From one Malus sylvestris chromosome 1, drMalSylv7.2, whole genome shotgun sequence genomic stretch:
- the LOC126622308 gene encoding L-type lectin-domain containing receptor kinase S.4-like — translation MAYQMFILYWVFLLFLPNPAKPQLDQELYFHDFHDVAYSSNMSLNGVAAIMVNGMLKLTDNTPRVLGHAFYSAPVRFKNSTDGKAFSFSTSFVFTIVPEYPKLGGHGLAFIISPSKSLPGSLPSQYLGILNATVVGNFSNHIFAVEFDTVQDFEFGDINDNHVGIDINSLASNKSTPAGFFSGGNSTKENLKLKSGLPIQAWVDYDSVKNQVTVMLSPDSIKPRSPILTFDVDLSPILEDFMYVGFSASTGLLASSHYVSGWSFKMNGEAKSLDLEALPKLPGPKKKHSSALIFGVSLSVLVFFILAAGLGFYIVHRIKNAEVIEPWELDIGPHRFRYNELKQATRGFRDKELIGFGGFGKVYKGTLPNSETQVAVKRISHESRQGLQEFVSEIATIGRLRHRNLVQLLGWCRRRGDLLLVYDFMPNGSLDKYLFEKPKAILSWEQRFKIAQNVASGLLYLHEGWEQTVIHRDVKAGNVLLDSEMNGRLGDFGLAKLYEHGANPTTTRVVGTLGYLAPEFTRTGKPTPSSDVFALGALLLELVCGRRPIEPKALPEELMLVDWVWEKWKAGAILEVVDPRLEDEFDDLEAVVVLKLGLMCSNNSPKARPTMRQVVRYLEGEAALPDAVASPGAYDGKKGVEFEDYVHSYPTSSGFVKASDWSCDDADVDFEGGSGSPPLVSGSHRCGSDRYPS, via the coding sequence ATGGCATACCAAATGTTCATTCTTTACTGggttttcctcctcttcctgCCAAACCCAGCAAAACCCCAGCTCGACCAAGAGCTCTACTTCCACGACTTCCATGACGTCGCCTACAGCAGCAACATGAGCTTAAACGGCGTCGCAGCAATCATGGTCAACGGCATGCTCAAGCTCACAGACAACACTCCCAGAGTCCTCGGCCACGCCTTCTACTCCGCCCCAGTCCGATTCAAAAACTCCACCGACGGCAAAGCCTTTTCCTTCTCCACCTCCTTCGTCTTCACCATCGTCCCGGAGTACCCAAAGCTCGGCGGCCACGGCCTTGCCTTCATTATCTCGCCGTCGAAATCGCTCCCGGGATCCCTCCCCAGCCAGTACCTCGGCATCCTCAACGCCACCGTCGTCGGCAACTTCTCCAACCACATCTTTGCCGTCGAATTCGACACAGTCCAGGACTTCGAATTCGGGGACATCAACGACAACCATGTCGGAATCGATATCAACAGCCTGGCTTCCAACAAATCGACCCCAGCCGGGTTTTTCAGCGGTGGAAATTCGACGAAGGAGAACCTCAAGCTCAAGAGTGGGCTGCCGATCCAGGCCTGGGTCGACTACGATTCGGTGAAAAATCAAGTCACTGTCATGCTTTCACCCGATTCGATCAAACCCAGATCCCCTATTTTAACATTCGATGTCGATCTTTCTCCAATTTTGGAAGATTTTATGTACGTTGGATTCTCTGCTTCGACCGGGTTGCTCGCCAGCTCCCACTACGTCTCCGGTTGGAGCTTTAAGATGAACGGAGAAGCCAAATCTCTGGATTTAGAAGCTCTGCCTAAACTTCCCGGCCCGAAAAAGAAGCATTCATCAGCGTTGATCTTTGGCGTTTCTCTTtctgttcttgttttctttatctTGGCCGCCGGATTGGGCTTCTACATTGTTCACAGGATCAAGAACGCCGAGGTGATCGAGCCGTGGGAGCTCGACATTGGGCCTCATAGATTCAGATACAATGAGCTGAAGCAGGCCACCAGAGGGTTCAGGGATAAAGAGTTGATCGGGTTTGGTGGATTTGGTAAGGTTTACAAAGGGACACTGCCGAATTCAGAAACCCAAGTGGCGGTTAAGCGAATTTCGCACGAGTCGAGGCAGGGTCTGCAGGAATTCGTGTCGGAAATCGCCACCATTGGCCGTCTCAGGCACAGGAATTTAGTGCAGTTGTTGGGGTGGTGTCGCCGGCGCGGAGATTTGTTGCTTGTGTATGATTTTATGCCTAATGGGAGCTTGGATAAATATTTATTTGAGAAGCCAAAAGCAATTTTGAGCTGGGAACAGAGGTTCAAGATAGCTCAAAATGTAGCTTCTGGCTTATTGTATTTGCACGAAGGTTGGGAGCAGACTGTGATTCATAGGGACGTAAAAGCAGGAAACGTGCTTTTGGATTCTGAGATGAATGGAAGGCTTGGAGATTTCGGTCTTGCTAAATTGTATGAGCATGGAGCAAACCCTACAACAACTAGGGTTGTTGGGACACTGGGTTACCTCGCTCCCGAGTTTACTCGGACCGGAAAACCAACTCCGAGCTCGGATGTGTTTGCTCTTGGTGCTCTCCTGCTGGAGCTGGTGTGTGGGAGGAGACCCATTGAGCCAAAAGCCCTGCCGGAGGAGCTGATGTTGGTTGATTGGGTTTGGGAGAAGTGGAAGGCTGGTGCAATTCTTGAAGTTGTGGACCCCAGATTGGAGGATGAGTTTGATGATCTGGAGGCTGTTGTGGTGCTGAAGCTAGGGCTGATGTGCTCAAATAATTCCCCCAAGGCAAGGCCCACAATGAGGCAGGTGGTGAGGTACTTGGAGGGTGAGGCAGCGCTGCCGGACGCAGTGGCGTCTCCCGGGGCTTATGATGGGAAGAAGGGTGTTGAGTTTGAGGATTATGTGCATTCTTATCCCACATCATCAGGTTTTGTGAAGGCAAGTGATTGGTCTTGTGATGATGCGGATGTTGATTTTGAAGGCGGTTCTGGCTCACCTCCCTTGGTATCTGGTAGTCATAGATGTGGTAGTGACAGGTACCCAAGCTAG
- the LOC126622323 gene encoding L-type lectin-domain containing receptor kinase S.4-like: MAFQRFILCWVFLLFLPNPAKTQLDQELYFNGFNGVANSSNLSLNGVASIEPNGMLKLTNDTLRVLGHAFYSAPVRFKNSTDGKAFSFSTSFVFTIVPEYPKLGGHGLAFIISPSKSLPGSLPSQYLGILNSTVVGNFSNHIFAVEFDTVQNFEFGDINDNHVGIDINSLASNKSTPAGFFTGGNSTKEDLNLKSGLPIQAWVDYDSVKNQVTVMLSPDSIKPRSPILTFDVDLSPILEDFMYIGFSASTGLLASSHYVSGWSFKMNGEAKSLNLEASPKLPGPKEKQSSALIIGVSVSVLVFLILAVGLGFYIVHRIKNAEVIEPWELDIGPHIFRYSELKQATRGFRDKEVIGFGGSGKVYKGTLPNSETQVAVKRISNEARQGLQEFVSEIATIGRLRHRNLVQLLGWCRRRGDLLLVYDFMPNGSLDKYLFEKPKAILSWEQRFKIAQNVASGLLYLHEGWEQTVIHRDIKAGNVLLDSEMNGRLGDFGLAKLYEHGANPTTTRVVGTLGYLAPELTRTGKPTPSSDVFALGALLLELVCGRRPIERKALPEELILVDWVWEKWKAGAILEVVDPRLEDEFDDLEAVVVLKLGLMCSNNSPRARPTMRQVVRYLEGEAALPDAVASPGSYNGKKGGSDGGGTGGEFVVYVHSYEDTDTAI, from the coding sequence ATGGCATTCCAAAGATTCATACTTTGCTGGGTtttcctcctctttctcccAAACCCAGCAAAAACCCAGCTCGACCAAGAGCTCTACTTCAACGGCTTCAATGGTGTCGCCAACAGCAGCAACTTGAGCTTAAACGGCGTCGCATCAATCGAGCCCAACGGCATGCTAAAGCTCACAAACGACACTCTCAGAGTCCTCGGCCACGCCTTCTACTCCGCCCCAGTTCGATTCAAAAACTCCACCGACGGCAAAGCATTTTCCTTCTCCACCTCCTTCGTCTTCACCATCGTCCCTGAGTACCCAAAGCTCGGCGGCCACGGCCTTGCCTTCATAATCTCGCCGTCGAAATCGCTCCCGGGATCCCTTCCCAGCCAGTACCTCGGCATCCTCAACTCCACCGTCGTCGGCAACTTCTCCAACCACATCTTCGCCGTCGAATTCGACACCGTCCAGAACTTCGAATTCGGGGACATCAACGACAACCACGTCGGAATCGATATCAACAGCCTGGCCTCCAACAAATCGACCCCGGCCGGGTTTTTCACCGGTGGAAATTCGACGAAAGAGGACCTCAATCTCAAGAGTGGGCTCCCGATCCAGGCCTGGGTCGATTACGATTCGGTGAAAAATCAGGTCACTGTCATGCTTTCACCCGATTCGATCAAACCCAGATCCCCGATTTTAACATTCGATGTCGATCTTTCTCCAATTTTGGAAGATTTTATGTACATTGGGTTCTCTGCTTCGACCGGGTTGCTCGCCAGCTCCCACTACGTCTCCGGTTGGAGCTTTAAGATGAACGGAGAAGCCAAGTCTCTGAATTTAGAAGCTTCGCCTAAACTTCCCGGCCCGAAAGAGAAACAATCATCAGCGTTGATCATTGGCGTTTCTGTTTCCGTTCTTGTTTTTTTAATCTTGGCCGTCGGATTGGGGTTCTACATTGTTCACAGGATCAAGAACGCTGAGGTGATCGAGCCGTGGGAGCTCGACATTGGGCCCCATATATTCAGATACAGCGAGCTCAAGCAGGCCACCAGAGGGTTCAGGGATAAAGAGGTGATCGGGTTTGGTGGATCTGGTAAGGTTTACAAAGGGACATTGCCGAATTCAGAAACCCAAGTGGCGGTTAAGCGAATTTCGAACGAGGCTAGGCAGGGTCTGCAGGAATTCGTGTCGGAAATTGCCACCATTGGCCGTCTCAGGCACAGGAATTTAGTGCAGTTGTTGGGGTGGTGTCGCCGGCGCGGAGATTTGTTGCTTGTGTATGATTTTATGCCTAATGGAAGCTTGGATAAGTACTTATTTGAGAAGCCGAAAGCAATTTTGAGCTGGGAACAGAGGTTCAAGATAGCTCAAAATGTAGCTTCTGGCTTATTGTATTTGCACGAAGGTTGGGAGCAGACTGTGATTCATAGGGACATAAAAGCAGGAAACGTGCTTTTGGATTCTGAGATGAACGGAAGGCTTGGAGATTTCGGTCTTGCTAAATTGTATGAGCATGGAGCAAACCCTACAACAACTAGGGTTGTTGGGACACTGGGTTACCTAGCTCCCGAGTTGACTCGGACCGGAAAACCGACTCCGAGCTCGGATGTGTTTGCTCTTGGTGCTCTGCTGCTGGAGCTGGTGTGTGGGAGGAGACCCATTGAACGAAAAGCCCTGCCGGAGGAGCTGATATTGGTTGATTGGGTTTGGGAGAAGTGGAAGGCTGGTGCAATTCTTGAAGTTGTGGACCCCAGATTGGAGGATGAGTTTGATGATCTGGAGGCTGTGGTGGTGCTGAAGCTAGGGCTGATGTGCTCAAATAATTCCCCCAGGGCAAGGCCCACAATGAGGCAGGTGGTGAGATACTTGGAGGGTGAGGCGGCGCTGCCCGACGCGGTGGCGTCTCCCGGGTCTTATAATGGGAAGAAGGGTGGTAGCGATGGCGGTGGAACGGGTGGTGAGTTTGTAGTTTATGTGCATTCCTATGAAGATACAGATACGGCAATATGA